Part of the Spirochaetota bacterium genome is shown below.
GGGATATATCCATAGACGGGGAGTCGATATTCGGGAACAAGTTCGACGTCACGAGTCTCCGCAGGCGCGTGGGAATGGTGTTCCAGAAGTCGAACCCTTTCCCCAAGTCCATCTTCGAGAACATCGCCTACGGGCTCAGGATAAACGGCATTACCGACCGCTACGAGATCGAGAAGCGCGTCGAGAACTCGCTCAAGAATACCGCGCTCTGGGACGAGGTCCGCGACCGCCTGAACGATTCCGCCATGCGGCTCTCCGGCGGCCAGCAGCAGCGCCTGTGCATCGCCCGCACGATCGCCATCGAGCCGGAGGTCATTCTCATGGACGAGCCCGCGTCCGCGCTCGACCCCCTCTCCACGCAGAAAATCGAGGAGCTGATCCAGGACTTGAAGAAAACCTACACGATCATCATCGTGACCCACAACATGCAGCAGGCGGCGCGTGTGAGCGACTACACCGCGTTCTTCTACATGGGGCGCCTCGTTGAGCTCAACCGCACCGACGTCATATTCACGAAACCCGAAAACCAGATGACGGAAAACTATATCACGGGTAAATTCGGCTGATTCACACGGGGAGGAGACACATGCCCACACACCTTGAACAGGAGCTCGAACACGCGAAGATGCGCATCTTCGAGATGGCGGACCTCGCCATCGAGGCGATCCACCGCTCCGTGGAGGCGTACAAGAAGAGCGACGGCAGGCTCGCCAACGAGGTCATACAGAGCGACAACAGGCTTGACGAGCTCGAAAAGCTGATCGACGACGAGTGTATTCGCATCCTCGTGACCAAGCAGCCCGCCGCCGCTGACCTGCGGCTGGTGCTCGCCATGC
Proteins encoded:
- a CDS encoding phosphate ABC transporter ATP-binding protein, encoding MDTKVISKNLTFYYSEKMAIQDISIPVYANTVLALIGPSGCGKSTFLRCVNRMNDIIPHTRVEGDISIDGESIFGNKFDVTSLRRRVGMVFQKSNPFPKSIFENIAYGLRINGITDRYEIEKRVENSLKNTALWDEVRDRLNDSAMRLSGGQQQRLCIARTIAIEPEVILMDEPASALDPLSTQKIEELIQDLKKTYTIIIVTHNMQQAARVSDYTAFFYMGRLVELNRTDVIFTKPENQMTENYITGKFG